A genome region from Gigantopelta aegis isolate Gae_Host chromosome 3, Gae_host_genome, whole genome shotgun sequence includes the following:
- the LOC121368428 gene encoding tRNA-dihydrouridine(20a/20b) synthase [NAD(P)+]-like produces the protein MDADSSLYAERTWKTPLQLLTGDTTVKICAPMVRYSKLPFRQLVRKYQCDLAFTPMIISDSFIRSVKARDSEFTTCAEDRPLIVQFAANNPQDLANAAEIISPFSDGIDLNCGCPQRWAMAEGYGACLIDKPQLLYDIVHETKSRIQNPDFTVSVKMRIHSDIRTTVDLCQKLEKTGVSWITVHGRTKDQHHQPANVDAIRLIKENVNIPVVANGDIKSLDDVTRVAKETGVNGVMSARGILGNPAMFAGYNITPLQCVQDWLDISLPLGMPFPLFHHHLIDMLEKSLCRSERRVFNTLSSTSSVIDYLRENFQIGT, from the exons ATGGATGCAGACAGCTCGTTGTATGCTGAACGTACCTGGAAGACCCCACTTCAACTCTTGACAGGGGATACCACGGTGAAGATATGTGCTCCAATGGTTCGATACTCAAA GCTGCCATTCCGCCAGCTGGTACGAAAATACCAGTGTGACCTTGCCTTCACCCCGATGATAATCTCAGACTCCTTCATCCGGTCGGTAAAAGCGAGAGACAGCGAGTTCACAACATGTGCTG AGGACCGGCCACTAATTGTGCAGTTTGCCGCTAACAACCCGCAAGATCTGGCCAATGCAGCAGAAATAATTTCTCC atTTTCAGATGGAATTGACCTGAACTGCGGCTGTCCTCAAAG ATGGGCAATGGCGGAGGGATATGGTGCCTGTTTAATAGACAAGCCACAGTTACTATACGATATTGTACATGAGACAAAATCTCGGATTCAGAATCCAGACTTCACTGTTTCAGTGAAAATGAGAATACACAGTGATATTAG aaCGACAGTCGACTTGTGTCAGAAGTTGGAGAAGACCGGGGTATCGTGGATCACAGTGCATGGCCGCACCAAGGACCAGCACCACCAGCCAGCTAACGTGGACGCTATTCGACTGATTaaagaaaatgtaaacattCCGGTTGTAGCTAATGGTGACATCAAGTCACTGGATGATGTTACTAGGGTGGCTAAAGAAACGGGAGTAAATG GTGTAATGTCAGCAAGAGGAATTCTGGGTAATCCCGCAATGTTTGCTGGTTATAACATTACACCACTCCAGTGTGTTCAAGATTGG CTGGACATCTCTCTGCCTCTGGGCATGCCTTTCCCGCTGTTTCACCACCACCTGATTGACATGCTGGAGAAGAGTCTGTGTCGATCAGAACGCCGGGTGTTCAACACACTCTCCAGTACGTCGTCTGTCATAGACTATCTCCGTGAAAACTTTCAGATAGGTACATGA